Proteins from a genomic interval of Candidatus Woesearchaeota archaeon:
- a CDS encoding nitroreductase family protein codes for MRKTDHPIDELFVKRWSPRAMSNEPVSKEELMTLFEAARWAPSSYNNQPWRFVYALKNTPHWDTLFNLLVDFNKGWCKNAGALVVIISKKTFDHNGKPARTHSFDTGAAWENLSLQGTLKGLAVHGMEGFDYDKAHKELKIPDDHTIEAMFAVGKHGRKEDLAPEMQKGEAPNDRKKVTEFIFEGTM; via the coding sequence ATGAGAAAAACAGATCATCCAATTGATGAATTATTTGTGAAGCGCTGGTCGCCCCGCGCCATGAGTAATGAACCAGTGAGCAAAGAAGAACTAATGACACTGTTTGAAGCAGCGCGTTGGGCGCCATCATCGTACAACAACCAGCCGTGGCGATTTGTGTATGCGCTGAAAAACACGCCGCACTGGGACACGCTGTTTAACCTGCTGGTTGACTTCAACAAGGGCTGGTGCAAAAATGCTGGCGCGCTCGTCGTCATTATTTCAAAAAAAACATTTGACCACAATGGAAAGCCAGCACGCACCCACAGCTTTGATACCGGCGCTGCGTGGGAAAACCTTTCATTGCAGGGCACGCTAAAAGGGCTTGCAGTACACGGAATGGAAGGATTTGATTACGACAAGGCACACAAAGAATTGAAGATTCCAGATGACCACACTATTGAAGCGATGTTTGCAGTTGGTAAACACGGCAGAAAAGAAGATCTTGCTCCTGAAATGCAGAAGGGGGAAGCACCGAATGACCGCAAGAAAGTGACTGAATTCATTTTTGAAGGAACAATGTGA